Proteins encoded in a region of the Anopheles aquasalis chromosome 2, idAnoAquaMG_Q_19, whole genome shotgun sequence genome:
- the LOC126570528 gene encoding PRL-1 phosphatase isoform X1, protein MTTLIMRQKDIRPAPARIEFKGMKFLITDRPSDLSIVPYITELKKHNVSVVVRVCEPSYKIEELAKHGIIVRDLAFEDGTFPPNEIVMEWFEILKQNFLYRFQEDPEACVAVHCVAGLGRAPVLVALALIELGLKYEAAVELIRDKRRGAINAKQLSYLEKYKPKSRLKHKNGHKNSCCVQ, encoded by the exons ATGACAACCCTCATCATGCGTCAAAAAGATATCCGACCAGCTCCGGCTAGGATAGAGTTTAAGGGAATGAAATTCCTGATAACCGATCGCCCGTCGGATCTGAGCATAGTCCCGTACATTACT GAATTGAAGAAACACAATGTCTCGGTCGTTGTGCGGGTTTGCGAGCCCAGCTATAAGATTGAGGAACTGGCAAAACATGGCATCATCGTGCGAGATCTAGCGTTCGAAGATGGCACCTTCCCGCCGAACGAGATCGTTATGGAATGGTTCGAAATTCTAAAGCAGAA CTTTCTGTACAGGTTCCAGGAAGACCCGGAGGCGTGCGTAGCAGTTCACTGTGTAGCAGGTCTCGGCCGAGCACCGGTTTTGGTGGCGCTAGCATTGATTGAGTTAGGACTTAAGTACGAGGCAGCTGTAGAATTGATAAGAGA CAAACGAAGGGGTGCTATTAATGCCAAACAACTATCATACCTAGAAAAGTATAAGCCCAAGTCACGGTTAAAGCACAAAAATGGTCATAAAAATTCGTGCTGCGTGCAATAA
- the LOC126570528 gene encoding PRL-1 phosphatase isoform X2: MTTLIMRQKDIRPAPARIEFKGMKFLITDRPSDLSIVPYITELKKHNVSVVVRVCEPSYKIEELAKHGIIVRDLAFEDGTFPPNEIVMEWFEILKQKFQEDPEACVAVHCVAGLGRAPVLVALALIELGLKYEAAVELIRDKRRGAINAKQLSYLEKYKPKSRLKHKNGHKNSCCVQ, encoded by the exons ATGACAACCCTCATCATGCGTCAAAAAGATATCCGACCAGCTCCGGCTAGGATAGAGTTTAAGGGAATGAAATTCCTGATAACCGATCGCCCGTCGGATCTGAGCATAGTCCCGTACATTACT GAATTGAAGAAACACAATGTCTCGGTCGTTGTGCGGGTTTGCGAGCCCAGCTATAAGATTGAGGAACTGGCAAAACATGGCATCATCGTGCGAGATCTAGCGTTCGAAGATGGCACCTTCCCGCCGAACGAGATCGTTATGGAATGGTTCGAAATTCTAAAGCAGAA GTTCCAGGAAGACCCGGAGGCGTGCGTAGCAGTTCACTGTGTAGCAGGTCTCGGCCGAGCACCGGTTTTGGTGGCGCTAGCATTGATTGAGTTAGGACTTAAGTACGAGGCAGCTGTAGAATTGATAAGAGA CAAACGAAGGGGTGCTATTAATGCCAAACAACTATCATACCTAGAAAAGTATAAGCCCAAGTCACGGTTAAAGCACAAAAATGGTCATAAAAATTCGTGCTGCGTGCAATAA
- the LOC126570527 gene encoding dTTP/UTP pyrophosphatase: protein MLRPILNQLAKKDLVLASNSERRKELIKNLGVDRVILCGSTFEENLNPTEYSFEDYVAATAHGKVQEVYERLSKQDADKSFLVIGADTMVTMDGQMYGKPKTPAEAFDVLRKLMGKPHVVYTGVVIKHAEQEVRFTESCKVFFGKASDEQIQAYIDTGEPFDKAGGYGIQGLGGCFVEKIEGDYFTVVGLPIHRLSVELCKMFGHEVR from the exons atgttgcGGCCAATTTTGAACCAGCTCGCGAAAAAGGACTTGGTCCTTGCCAGCAACTCGGAACGCCGTAAGGAGCTTATCAAAAACTTG GGGGTAGACCGGGTGATCCTGTGTGGGTCAACTTTTGAGGAAAATCTCAACCCGACCGAATACTCGTTCGAAGATTATGTGGCCGCCACAGCACACGGGAAGGTGCAGGAGGTGTACGAGCGGCTGTCGAAACAGGATGCAGACAAATCCTTCCTGGTAATCGGGGCAGACACGATGGTCACGATGGACGGGCAGATGTACGGCAAACCAAAGACTCCGGCGGAAGCATTCGATGTGCTGCGAAA GTTGATGGGAAAACCACATGTCGTGTATACGGGTGTCGTGATCAAGCACGCAGAGCAGGAAGTTCGATTCACGGAATCGTGCAAGGTGTTCTTCGGAAAAGCATCCGACGAGCAGATACAAGCGTACATCGATACAGGAGAGCCTTT CGACAAAGCAGGAGGCTACGGCATCCAAGGACTAGGGGGTTGCTTTGTGGAGAAAATCGAAGGAGACTACTTCACCGTCGTGGGTTTGCCAATTCATCGGCTCTCGGTGGAACTGTGTAAAATGTTCGGCCATGAGGTACGCTAG
- the LOC126572798 gene encoding carnitine O-acetyltransferase produces the protein MNMTRIFQSRTTATPLGRVLTSSGLSKMLTAASYGNAAAGGSTVATLQRQPVPKLPDTMQKLLKSIEPHVDAQVLAASKRATEQFSASGAVGQKLQELLNQRAAKMDSWLADWWLRSAYMEYRDPVIVYSSPGLVFPRADYQTLDGQLAYAARMVSAALAYKALIDGGKIRQEMMGKVPLDMSQYEKIFGTCRIPGRDRDSVQYNPRSRHIVVACGNRYYRLDVINASGAIVSEGQILAQLQRIAKESANSSSPPIGILTANQRDSWAEAYEKLVADPTNRNSVTAIQQALFVLSIDREIPQAPGGDHIIAASDLLIHGGGSTVNGGNRWYDKTIQLVVAPNGINGLTYEHSPAEGQPIAIMTDFLLEHLKRGTTAADQQTVPGAGEAVELPFNVGALSVKAAIEQAANFVDKLAADIQMHYLHFTDYGKGFIKSQRMSPDSYIQMAIQYAFYRLHKVPGAQYESAQNRMYLRGRTETIRSCSVESIAFARTMLDPKKDGRAKVESMKAAVEAHKAYVSMAIQGYGVDRHLLGLKLTAKEHGIAVPELYSDAGLQASARMRLSTSQVASRYDAFMCYGPLTADGYGCCYNPKEEDMWFGLSAFRSNHDSDVERFRVSLQEALREMYEVLVLHGEKPKGKL, from the coding sequence ATGAACATGACGCGCATATTTCAATCCCGCACCACGGCCACACCACTCGGGAGAGTGCTGACGTCTTCCGGTCTGAGTAAAATGTTAACAGCCGCATCCTACGGTAATGCGGCCGCCGGTGGGTCGACCGTAGCGACACTGCAGCGTCAACCCGTGCCCAAGCTACCGGACACGATGCAGAAGCTGCTGAAATCCATCGAACCCCACGTCGATGCACAGGTATTGGCCGCTTCGAAGCGGGCGACGGAACAgttttccgcttccggtgccgTCGGCCAAAAACTGCAGGAACTGCTGAACCAGCGTGCCGCCAAGATGGATAGCTGGTTGGCCGATTGGTGGCTACGCAGCGCTTACATGGAGTACCGCGATCCCGTGATCGTATACTCCAGCCCCGGACTGGTGTTTCCCCGGGCTGACTACCAGACGCTGGACGGGCAGTTGGCGTACGCGGCCCGCATGGTATCGGCGGCCCTCGCCTACAAGGCACTGATCGATGGTGGTAAGATCCGGCAGGAGATGATGGGCAAAGTGCCGCTCGATATGTCGCAGTATGAGAAAATCTTCGGAACGTGTCGCATTCCGGGCCGGGACCGGGATTCGGTGCAGTATAATCCACGCTCACGACACATCGTCGTGGCCTGCGGCAACCGTTACTATCGGCTCGACGTTATCAACGCCTCGGGGGCAATCGTGAGCGAAGGACAGATACTGGCGCAGCTTCAACGAATCGCCAAGGAGTCGGCCAACTCATCCAGCCCTCCGATCGGCATCCTGACCGCTAACCAGCGCGACAGTTGGGCCGAAGCATACGAGAAGCTTGTGGCCGACCCGACAAATCGCAACTCGGTCACCGCGATCCAGCAGGCCCTGTTTGTGCTTTCGATCGACCGTGAAATCCCACAAGCACCCGGTGGTGATCACATCATTGCCGCCAGCGATCTGTTGATCCATGGCGGTGGCTCAACCGTTAACGGAGGCAACCGGTGGTACGACAAAACGATCCAGCTGGTTGTGGCTCCGAACGGTATAAACGGACTAACGTACGAACACTCGCCGGCCGAGGGACAACCGATCGCCATCATGACGGACTTTTTGCTCGAACACCTGAAGCGTGGCACGACGGCGGCCGATCAACAGACCGTACCGGGTGCTGGAGAGGCCGTCGAGCTTCCCTTCAACGTAGGTGCACTGTCAGTGAAGGCTGCGATCGAGCAGGCGGCCAATTTCGTCGATAAGCTGGCGGCCGACATTCAGATGCACTATCTGCACTTTACCGACTACGGCAAGGGGTTTATCAAATCGCAGCGCATGAGCCCCGATAGCTACATTCAGATGGCGATCCAGTACGCTTTCTACCGCTTGCACAAGGTCCCGGGTGCACAGTACGAGTCGGCCCAGAACCGCATGTATCTGCGTGGGCGCACCGAAACGATCCGCTCCTGTTCCGTCGAGTCGATCGCGTTCGCACGAACCATGCTGGACCCGAAGAAGGATGGCCGGGCGAAGGTGGAATCGATGAAGGCAGCAGTCGAAGCGCACAAAGCGTACGTGTCCATGGCCATCCAGGGGTACGGTGTTGATCGCCATCTGCTCGGGTTGAAACTGACCGCGAAGGAGCACGGAATAGCGGTGCCAGAACTGTACTCCGACGCTGGACTGCAAGCAAGTGCCCGTATGCGGCTATCGACTAGCCAAGTGGCCTCACGCTACGATGCATTCATGTGCTACGGGCCACTGACGGCCGATGGTTACGGATGCTGCTACAACCCGAAAGAGGAGGACATGTGGTTCGGTCTGTCGGCATTCCGATCCAACCACGACTCGGACGTGGAGCGGTTCCGTGTCAGTCTGCAGGAAGCACTCCGAGAGATGTACgaagtgctggtgctgcatggCGAGAAACCGAAGGGCAAACTATAG
- the LOC126572799 gene encoding ATP-dependent RNA helicase WM6: MADNEDLLDYEEEDQTEQVVAETTEQPKKDVKGTYVSIHSSGFRDFLLKPEILRAIVDCGFEHPSEVQHECIPQAVLGMDILCQAKSGMGKTAVFVLATLQQLEPTESVPYVLVMCHTRELAFQISKEYERFCKYMPSIKVAVFFGGMPIQKDEEVLKTTTPHIIVGTPGRVLALIRNKKLNLKNLKHFILDECDKMLEQLDMRRDVQEIFRNTPHGKQVMMFSATLSKEIRPVCKKFMQDPMEVYVDDETKLTLHGLQQHYVKLKENEKNKKLFELLDVLEFNQVVIFVKSVQRCMALAQLLTEQNFPAIGIHRGMVQEERLSRYQQFKDFQKRILVATNLFGRGMDIERVNIVFNYDMPEDSDTYLHRVARAGRFGTKGLAITFISDEADAKILNDVQDRFDVNINELPDEIDLSSYIEGR, encoded by the exons ATGGCCGATAACGAGGATCTTTTGGActacgaggaggaggaccagACCGAGCAGGTTGTGGCGGAGACCACGGAGCAGCCGAAGAAGGATGTGAAGGGTACCTACGTGTCCATTCACAGTTCCGGTTTCCGTGATTTCCTGCTGAAGCCTGAAATCTTGCGCGCCATTGTCGATTGCGGTTTTGAGCATCCTTCTGAAG TTCAGCACGAATGTATTCCGCAGGCCGTTCTTGGCATGGACATTCTGTGCCAGGCCAAGTCCGGTATGGGTAAGACGGCCGTGTTCGTGCTGGCaacgctgcagcagctggagccGACGGAAAGCGTACCGTATGTGCTGGTGATGTGCCATACGCGTGAGCTTGCCTTCCAGATCAGCAAGGAGTACGAGCGGTTCTGCAAGTACATGCCGTCGATCAAGGTGGCCGTGTTCTTCGGAGGAATGCCGATCCAGAAGGACGAGGAAGTgctgaagacgacgacgccgcaCATCATCGTCGGAACGCCGGGCCGTGTACTGGCGCTCATCCGCAACAAGAAGCTCAACCTCAAGAACCTGAAACACTTCATCCTCGACGAGTGCGACAAAATGCTCGAACAGCTCG ATATGCGCCGCGATGTCCAGGAGATTTTCCGTAACACACCGCACGGAAAGCAAGTGATGATGTTCTCCGCTACGCTGAGCAAAGAGATTCGCCCAGTGTGCAAAAAGTTCATGCAAGAT CCGATGGAAGTGTACGTCGACGATGAAACGAAGCTAACGCTGCACGGTCTTCAGCAGCACTACGTGAAGCTGaaggagaacgagaagaacaagaagctCTTTGAGCTGCTCGATGTGCTCGAGTTTAACCAG GTCGTCATTTTCGTGAAATCGGTGCAGCGTTGTATGGCGTTGGCTCAACTGCTGACCGAGCAGAATTTCCCGGCCATCGGTATCCACAGGGGTATGGTACAGGAGGAGCGCCTGTCGCGGTATCAGCAGTTCAAAGACTTCCAGAAGCGCATTCTGGTCGCGACCAACCTGTTTGGCCGTGGTATGGATATCGAGCGAGTGAACATCGTGTTCAACTACGATATGCCAGAAGACTCCGATACCTATCTGCATCGAGTGGCGCGTGCCGGCCGATTCGGTACCAAAGGACTTGCCATCACCTTCATCTCCGACGAGGCGGACGCAAAGATTCTGAACGACGTGCAGGATCGTTTCGATGTCAACATCAACGAGCTGCCGGATGAAATTGATCTCTCATCTTACA TTGAAGGACGATAA
- the LOC126572015 gene encoding E3 ubiquitin-protein ligase Su(dx), whose translation MEDGALHHLILIIEHATFRSNGFLKPNPYVEFSIDGKSPRKTDIIKNTNTPKWNERFTSLVSANAVLHFRVLDHSSFRKDSLLGQQTVELASILRHYNGVLELLELSMDLLIDGGSSSKSSNSTTGGSSSSSSSNTGITHGELRQPVKAGELVVVLDGLKIDMRSMAGRSNSGTNSASSGLVPSIGGGGSADSSCSGGAAAAVMVNGNGLSSGMDMMQNGAHCHTFRSSILNGGIRARMRLRGSAAHQLQPPPPGPPGPSGAGGGSINHALVAPSASSHQQHSPGGGSQSNSASALTSSDCAGASAAFSELSIQPTAGYGSGMGNGVAMPMGSSPNGGSSSTGAIRRSGVNWDQQALSPVPAAQQASHARLGPVYSNSSQEGMINGIPGGGGSPGSSNALPPMMGGSLTDQQLLLQHHQQQQQQQQNPIDDEPLPVGWEMRVDKFGRRYYVDHNTRSTYWEKPQPLPAGWEQRRDPRGRVYYVDHNTRTTTWQRPNSERLMHFQHWQGQRQHIISQGNQRFLYPQHAQQSNTVSVPHEEDDGLGPLPEGWEKRVQPDNRVYFVNHKNRTTQWEDPRTQGQEVSMLAEGPLPPGWEIRYTATGERFFVDHNNRKTTFEDPRPGAPKGVKGVYGVPKAYERSFRWKLSQFRYLCQSNALASHIKITLTRQTLFEDSYHQIMRLPAYELRRRLYIIFRGEEGLDYGGVSREWFFLLSHEVLNPMYCLFEYANKNNYSLQINPASYVNPDHLQYFKFIGRFIAMALYHGRFIYSGFTMPFYKRMLNKKLTTKDIESIDPEFYNSLIWVRDNSIDECGLELWFSVDFEVLGQIIHHELKEDGDKERVTEENKEEYISLMTEWRMTRGIEEQTKTFLDGFNEVVPLEWLKYFDERELELMLCGMQEIDVDDWQRNSIYRHYNRNSKQVAWFWQFVRETDNEKRARLLQFVTGTCRVPVGGFAELMGSNGPQRFCIEKVGKDTWLPRSHTCFNRLDLPPYKSYDQLVEKLNYAIEETEGFGQE comes from the exons ATGGAAGACGGCGCGCTACACCATCTGATTTTGATAA tcGAGCATGCCACCTTCCGCAGCAATGGCTTCCTGAAGCCGAATCCCTACGTTGAGTTCTCGATCGATGGCAAGAGCCCGCGCAAGACAGATATCAtcaaaaacaccaacacaccaaaaTGGAACGAACGGTTCACGAGCCTAGTGTCGGCGAACGCCGTGCTGCACTTTCGCGTGCTCGACCATTCGAGCTTCCGGAAGGATTCGCTGCTCGGTCAGCAGACCGTCGAGCTGGCCAGCATCCTGCGCCACTACAATGGTGTGCTAGAGCTGCTCGAACTGAGCATGGATCTGCTGATCGATGGTGGAAGTTCCTCAAAGTCCAGTaacagcaccaccggcggtagcagcagcagcagcagcagcaacaccggcatCACTCACGGCGAACTCCGACAACCGGTGAAAGCCGGCGAGCTGGTCGTCGTGCTCGATGGGCTTAAGATCGATATGCGGTCAATGGCGGGTAGAAGCAATAGTGGCACCAACAGCGCATCGTCCGGCCTGGTaccatcgatcggtggtggtgggagcgCTGACAGCAGTTGTAGTGGTGGCGCAGCGGCTGCCGTCATGGTCAATGGCAATGGG TTATCGAGCGGCATGGATATGATGCAGAACGGTGCACACTGCCATACGTTCCGTAGCAGCATACTGAACGGTGGCATACGGGCGAGGATGCGTTTACGTGGCAGTGCAGCGCATCAgctgcaaccaccaccaccgggaccaccgggaccGAGTGGTGCAGGTGGAGGAAGCATCAATCATGCATTAGTGGCACCATCGGCCTCTTCCCATCAGCAACACTCACCGGGCGGTGGTAGCCAAAGCAATAGCGCCAGTGCATTGACGAGCAGCGATTGTGCGGGTGCGAGCGCCGCGTTCAGTGAGCTTAGTATACAACCAACAGCCGGGTACGGATCGGGCATGGGTAACGGTGTGGCGATGCCGATGGGATCGTCTCCGAATGGTGGTTCCTCGTCTACCGGTGCCATACGTCGTAGTGGCGTAAACTGGGACCAGCAAGCCCTTTCCCCCGTACCGGCAGCCCAGCAGGCATCACATGCTCGTCTGGGGCCAGTGTACTCCAATTCCTCGCAGGAAGGCATGATCAACGGGatccccgggggtggtggaagcCCCGGCAGTAGCAATGCCCTACCACCCATGATGGGCGGAAGCTTAACCGATCAGCAGCTACTGttacaacatcatcaacagcaacagcagcagcaacagaatccTATTGACGATGAACCGCTACCAGTGGGATGGGAGATGCGTGTCGATAAGTTCGGTCGCCGGTATTACGTCGATCATAATACGCGCTCAACGTACTGGGAGAAACCGCAACCATTGCCAGCCGGTTGGGAGCAACGGCGCGATCCTCGGGGTCGGGTGTACTACGTCGATCACAACACACGCACCACAACCTGGCAGCGGCCAAACAGTGAACGGTTGATGCACTTCCAGCACTGGCAGGGCCAGCGGCAGCACATCATCTCGCAGGGTAACCAACGGTTCCTCTACCCCCAGCATGCCCAGCAATCGAACACCGTGTCGGTGCCGCACGAAGAGGACGATGGGCTTGGACCACTCCCCGAAGGCTGGGAGAAGCGCGTCCAGCCCGACAATCGGGTGTACTTTGTAAATCACAAAAATCGAACCACCCAGTGGGAGGATCCGAGGACGCAGGGTCAGGAGGTGAGCATGTTGGCGGAAGGTCCGCTACCGCCCGGCTGGGAGATTCGCTACACGGCCACCGGTGAGCGGTTCTTCGTCGATCACAACAATCGCAAAACGACGTTCGAAGATCCACGGCCAGGTGCGCCGAAGGGTGTGAAGGGTGTGTACGGTGTACCGAAAGCGTATGAACGATCGTTCCGCTGGAAGTTGAGCCAGTTCCGGTACCTGTGCCAGAGTAATGCGCTCGCTTCGCACATCAAAATCACGCTCACGCGTCAAACGCTGTTCGAGGATTCCTATCATCAGATCATGCGGCTGCCAGCGTACGAACTGCGGCGCCGACTATACATCATCTTCCGCGGCGAGGAAGGCCTAGACTATGGTGGCGTTTCGCGTGAGTGGTTCTTTCTGCTGTCGCACGAGGTACTCAATCCGATGTACTGTTTGTTTGAGTACGCGAACAAGAACAACTACAGCCTGCAGATCAACCCGGCCAGCTACGTTAATCCCGATCACCTGCAGTACTTCAAGTTCATTGGCCGGTTCATCGCGATGGCCCTGTACCATGGGCGGTTTATCTATTCCGGCTTTACGATGCCGTTCTACAAGCGCATGCTGAACAAGAAGCTTACGACCAAAgacatcgaatcgatcgatccggagtTTTACAATTCACTGATCTGGGTGCGCGACAACAGCATCGACGAGTGCGGACTGGAGTTGTGGTTTAGCGTAGACTTTGAGGTGCTGGGACAGATCATACATCACGAGCTGAAGGAGGACGGTGATAAGGAGCGCGTAACGGAGGAGAACAAGGAGGAATACATCTCCCTCATGACCGAGTGGCGTATGACGAG AGGCATCGAGGAGCAGACGAAAACCTTCCTGGATGGCTTCAACGAGGTGGTTCCACTCGAATGGTTAAAGTACTTTGACGAGCGCGAGCTCGAGCTGATGCTGTGCGGAATGCAGGAGATCGACGTGGACGATTGGCAGCGCAATTCGATCTACCGGCATTACAATCGTAACAGCAAGCAGGTCGCGTGGTTCTGGCAG TTTGTGCGCGAAACGGACAATGAGAAGCGCGCACGGTTACTGCAGTTCGTTACCGGTACGTGCCGGGTGCCGGTGGGTGGGTTCGCCGAACTGATGGGATCCAACGGTCCGCAGCGCTTCTGTATCGAGAAGGTGGGCAAGGACACGTGGTTGCCACGGTCACACACCTGCTTCAATCGGCTCGATCTGCCACCGTACAAGAGCTACGATCAGCTGGTCGAGAAGCTGAACTATGCGATCGAGGAAACGGAAGGTTTCGGCCAAGAGTAA
- the LOC126572016 gene encoding uncharacterized protein LOC126572016 has protein sequence MDLLKKFMGLDGRKDDDDDNRKKKGTLRDEFRKPIWLEEDDSDDELFDNRKLFGVQVFTNPLEMQKYFEHQMQEMMKSLEEYDDTGRLFDYDLKQEFLKPGYEPPLERDEIKRDTDLDGEIYPDQLHTLLQRISPELKELLPRQPKNESSSNAIQRRKSMTDEDKVMDWIHGIKEQQQQQSAASPPAFRRNNSAKQRFHEGGIFEGAFQGPRMFSQSVVSQTIRRPDGSYETRRTVRDCEGNTKTTITLATKDGVQETITTGHDGVDDRGPKGKVPPYGGDDRMAAEPAPGALLALDGKFMLNNGGYVLPKNLW, from the exons ATGGACCTTTTAAAGAAGTTCATGGGCCTGGATGGCaggaaggacgacgacgacgataaccG CAAGAAGAAAGGTACATTGCGGGATGAGTTCCGCAAACCGATCTGGCTCGAGGAAGACGACAGTGATGACGAGCTGTTCGATAACCGCAAACTGTTTGGGGTACAGGTGTTCACCAATCCGCTCGAGATGCAGAAGTACTTCGAGCACCAGATGCAGGAGATGATGAAATCGCTCGAGGAGTACGATG ATACTGGCAGACTATTTGATTACGATCTGAAGCAGGAGTTCCTCAAGCCCGGCTACGAACCACCGTTGGAACGTGATGAAATCAAGCGCGACACGGATCTTGATGGAGA AATCTATCCTGATCAgctgcacacgctgctgcAGCGCATTTCACCGGAGCTGAAAGAACTGTTGCCACGGCAACCGAAAAACGAATCCAGCTCCAACGCCATTCAACGCCGTAAATCGATGACCGATGAGGACAAGGTCATGGATTGGATTCATGGCAttaaggagcaacagcagcagcaatctgcAGCTTCTCCACCAGCCTTCCGACGCAATAATTCGGCGAAACAACGCTTCCATGAAGGCGGCATTTTCGAGGGTGCTTTTCAGGGCCCGCGCATGTTCTCGCAGAGTGTCGTCTCCCAGACGATCCGTCGTCCGGATGGG TCTTATGAAACCCGTCGTACTGTACGCGATTGCGAGGGTAACACGAAGACCACGATTACTCTCGCAACGAAGGACGGTGTCCAGGAAACCATCACTACCGGGCACGACGGTGTGGATGATCGTGGGCCGAAAGGGAAGGTGCCACCGTACGGTGGAGATGACCGCATGGCTGCTGAACCGGCTCCCGGCGCACTGTTGGCCCTCGATGGCAAGTTTATGCTCAACAACGGTGGCTACGTGCTGCCGAAGAACCTCTGGTGA
- the LOC126570005 gene encoding probable NADH dehydrogenase [ubiquinone] iron-sulfur protein 6, mitochondrial, producing MASRMLLSPARRMVSCHRSISTQVLASRCAVIKDEITHTGQFYEAGDYRNARFVNATKVVNPNWAVKLIDETPIIKSSQRVVCCDGGTDPALGHPKVYINLDKPGAHACGYCGQRFEKEDHHH from the exons ATGGCCTCCCGGATGCTCTTGTCGCCGGCCCGCCGGATGGTCAGCTGCCACCGATCCATCAGCACGCAGGTGCTGGCCAGTCGCTGTGCCGTGATTAAGGATGAAATTACCCACACAGGACAG TTCTACGAGGCTGGTGACTACCGAAATGCCCGCTTCGTCAATGCAACCAAGGTGGTAAACCCCAACTGGGCCGTGAAACTGATTGACGAAACGCCAATCATCAAATCATCGCAGCGGGTTGTCTGCTGTGATGGTGGTACCGATCCTGCCCTCGGCCATCCGAAGGTGTACATCAATTTG GATAAACCGGGAGCTCACGCATGCGGTTACTGTGGTCAGCGATTCGAGAAGGAGGACCATCACCACTGA